The Benincasa hispida cultivar B227 chromosome 9, ASM972705v1, whole genome shotgun sequence genome has a segment encoding these proteins:
- the LOC120086608 gene encoding auxin-induced protein 6B-like codes for MSAGLGKCSKIRHIVRLRQMLRRWRNKARMSANRIPSDVPAGHVAVCVGTSCRRFVVRATYLNHPIFKKLLVQAEEEYGFTNQGPLAIPCEESVFEEVIRFISRSESPNSGRFVKLDDFQSYCHIGIRTGLDLWPESRPLLHGLAEKSIW; via the coding sequence ATGTCGGCCGGACTCGGAAAATGCAGCAAAATCCGACACATTGTCAGGCTCCGACAAATGCTCCGACGGTGGCGCAACAAGGCTAGAATGTCAGCTAATCGCATCCCTTCCGACGTACCCGCGGGACACGTGGCTGTCTGCGTTGGAACCAGCTGCCGGCGGTTTGTCGTCCGGGCTACATACTTGAACCACCCGATTTTCAAGAAGCTTCTGGTTCAAGCAGAAGAGGAGTACGGGTTCACCAATCAAGGCCCTTTGGCAATCCCTTGTGAGGAGTCAGTTTTTGAAGAAGTGATCCGGTTCATCTCCAGATCCGAGTCTCCGAACTCTGGCCGGTTCGTGAAATTGGACGATTTTCAAAGTTATTGTCATATCGGAATCAGAACCGGGCTTGATTTGTGGCCGGAATCTCGACCTTTGCTTCATGGGTTGGCCGAGAAATCCATCTGGTAA
- the LOC120086413 gene encoding uncharacterized protein LOC120086413 isoform X2: MDGLKVSDANMVVYVHPSKSKKVSQAVLRVLGAMLLKFDEKFEGVLLAYEAKIIDKIAKILSGVHPYFGVTIKAKLLLFSPKPNMLVLHCIMMVDILKGLMGGQMFYFSPCPCFADSFVITSEGKVVKLRQESIHVIVLGFASAVITNEDIRDEFKHRTKHGEEMFVSRAHKHHVIKVGTMIRFLVKSFDEEILHIAGSLVPSHTGSIHWLEKNSVEGTVTSSKKKMRENEGEVMLQDSVATEVNALILNNDHQSKTKKQKTTRIS; the protein is encoded by the exons ATGGACGGGCTTAAGGTTTCCGATGCTAATATGGTTGTTTACGTTCACCCATCCAAAAGTAAGAAGGTTTCACAAGCGGTGCTTCGAGTGCTCGGCGCTATGCTTCTAAA ATTTGATGAAAAATTTGAAGGTGTGCTACTGGCTTATGAGGCCAAAATTATCGATAAAATTGCGAAGATTCTATCTGGAGTGCATCCCTATTTTGGCGTGACAATAAAGGCAAAGCTATTACTTTTCTCTCCAAAGCCAAACATGCTT GTACTTCATTGCATTATGATGGTAGACATATTAAAAGGACTAATGGGAGGCCAAATGTTCTATTTCTCTCCTTGTCCATGCTTTGCTGATAGTTTTGTTATCACTTCAGAGGGAAAGGTGGTGAAGCTTAGGCAGGAATCAATCCATGTTATTGTCTTAGGTTTTGCTTCTGCTGTAATAACCAATGAAGACATTCGCGACGAATTCAAGCATAGAACA AAACATGGAGAAGAAATGTTTGTCAGCCGAGCTCACAAGCACCATGTAATAAAGGTTGGGACAATGATACGATTTTTGGTGAAGag TTTTGATGAGGAAATATTGCATATCGCTGGATCTCTAGTTCCATCTCACACGGGAAGCATCCATTGGTTGGAGAAGAATTCGGTTGAGGGTACAGTAACTAGTAG TAAAAAGAAGATGAGAGAAAATGAGGGGGAGGTGATGTTGCAGGATAGCGTTGCCACCGAGGTAAATGCACTTATCTTGAACAATGACCATCAGTCGAAAACGAAAAAGCAAAAAACTACCAGAATATCTTGA
- the LOC120086413 gene encoding uncharacterized protein LOC120086413 isoform X1 encodes MDGLKVSDANMVVYVHPSKSKKVSQAVLRVLGAMLLKFDEKFEGVLLAYEAKIIDKIAKILSGVHPYFGVTIKAKLLLFSPKPNMLVLHCIMMVDILKGLMGGQMFYFSPCPCFADSFVITSEGKVVKLRQESIHVIVLGFASAVITNEDIRDEFKHRTKHGEEMFVSRAHKHHVIKVGTMIRFLVKSFDEEILHIAGSLVPSHTGSIHWLEKNSVEGTVTSSSKKKMRENEGEVMLQDSVATEVNALILNNDHQSKTKKQKTTRIS; translated from the exons ATGGACGGGCTTAAGGTTTCCGATGCTAATATGGTTGTTTACGTTCACCCATCCAAAAGTAAGAAGGTTTCACAAGCGGTGCTTCGAGTGCTCGGCGCTATGCTTCTAAA ATTTGATGAAAAATTTGAAGGTGTGCTACTGGCTTATGAGGCCAAAATTATCGATAAAATTGCGAAGATTCTATCTGGAGTGCATCCCTATTTTGGCGTGACAATAAAGGCAAAGCTATTACTTTTCTCTCCAAAGCCAAACATGCTT GTACTTCATTGCATTATGATGGTAGACATATTAAAAGGACTAATGGGAGGCCAAATGTTCTATTTCTCTCCTTGTCCATGCTTTGCTGATAGTTTTGTTATCACTTCAGAGGGAAAGGTGGTGAAGCTTAGGCAGGAATCAATCCATGTTATTGTCTTAGGTTTTGCTTCTGCTGTAATAACCAATGAAGACATTCGCGACGAATTCAAGCATAGAACA AAACATGGAGAAGAAATGTTTGTCAGCCGAGCTCACAAGCACCATGTAATAAAGGTTGGGACAATGATACGATTTTTGGTGAAGag TTTTGATGAGGAAATATTGCATATCGCTGGATCTCTAGTTCCATCTCACACGGGAAGCATCCATTGGTTGGAGAAGAATTCGGTTGAGGGTACAGTAACTAGTAG TAGTAAAAAGAAGATGAGAGAAAATGAGGGGGAGGTGATGTTGCAGGATAGCGTTGCCACCGAGGTAAATGCACTTATCTTGAACAATGACCATCAGTCGAAAACGAAAAAGCAAAAAACTACCAGAATATCTTGA
- the LOC120086413 gene encoding uncharacterized protein LOC120086413 isoform X3 yields the protein MDGLKVSDANMVVYVHPSKSKKVSQAVLRVLGAMLLKFDEKFEGVLLAYEAKIIDKIAKILSGVHPYFGVTIKAKLLLFSPKPNMLVEGKVVKLRQESIHVIVLGFASAVITNEDIRDEFKHRTKHGEEMFVSRAHKHHVIKVGTMIRFLVKSFDEEILHIAGSLVPSHTGSIHWLEKNSVEGTVTSSSKKKMRENEGEVMLQDSVATEVNALILNNDHQSKTKKQKTTRIS from the exons ATGGACGGGCTTAAGGTTTCCGATGCTAATATGGTTGTTTACGTTCACCCATCCAAAAGTAAGAAGGTTTCACAAGCGGTGCTTCGAGTGCTCGGCGCTATGCTTCTAAA ATTTGATGAAAAATTTGAAGGTGTGCTACTGGCTTATGAGGCCAAAATTATCGATAAAATTGCGAAGATTCTATCTGGAGTGCATCCCTATTTTGGCGTGACAATAAAGGCAAAGCTATTACTTTTCTCTCCAAAGCCAAACATGCTTGTAG AGGGAAAGGTGGTGAAGCTTAGGCAGGAATCAATCCATGTTATTGTCTTAGGTTTTGCTTCTGCTGTAATAACCAATGAAGACATTCGCGACGAATTCAAGCATAGAACA AAACATGGAGAAGAAATGTTTGTCAGCCGAGCTCACAAGCACCATGTAATAAAGGTTGGGACAATGATACGATTTTTGGTGAAGag TTTTGATGAGGAAATATTGCATATCGCTGGATCTCTAGTTCCATCTCACACGGGAAGCATCCATTGGTTGGAGAAGAATTCGGTTGAGGGTACAGTAACTAGTAG TAGTAAAAAGAAGATGAGAGAAAATGAGGGGGAGGTGATGTTGCAGGATAGCGTTGCCACCGAGGTAAATGCACTTATCTTGAACAATGACCATCAGTCGAAAACGAAAAAGCAAAAAACTACCAGAATATCTTGA